In Dermacentor silvarum isolate Dsil-2018 unplaced genomic scaffold, BIME_Dsil_1.4 Seq253, whole genome shotgun sequence, a genomic segment contains:
- the LOC119434812 gene encoding glycoprotein 3-alpha-L-fucosyltransferase A: protein MAEASSRNRSPSPHCKTTFLHEGAPQADDGPDGEVISLTDSHRVAAAAPVTLDDCPRDFEESMELIPMDDMGPEDHGTTPGESSSRRQDSPESTDSWTVLLVTGPTRNLEWHFAKHWPKYTFLASLMVFIALIYPALTLYRSLSQADSHAAQPTRPSDTQIWRPWRERKGDDGLPRILLWNQTGLDNWWLLHKAVCTTEGEHSVTCDVIEDRYLLMSSDAVVFRAEHFESLGIPHVRSPFQFWVFWAKSHSLPQGDSPHGNGSRLLSRVADTFNWTMAYRDDADIVVSYDKWRCDSAESAMQPSDTVIPKKRKGVAWIVGGCEQRRFLEQVPWSREKQDSTQSSSDDTMSIRLFPACGKDKCSSPRECIPRIAKNYHFVVVSLKSDCFQSPYELIYDAFKYNLIPVVLAPPNATLQVPEKSVVSTSHLHKPGELATHLRQLLNDRASYESYFAWKQNCSLTRSEDELCPLCHALWETPAHYQHRHPDVQEWWTKSLKCVNESLYGLDKGFVPQL, encoded by the coding sequence ATGGCTGAAGCGTCTTCGCGCAACCGGTCACCATCCCCTCACTGTAAAACAACGTTCCTTCACGAAGGTGCCCCTCAAGCTGATGATGGTCCCGACGGCGAGGTTATTTCCTTGACCGATTCACATCGTGTGGCTGCAGCAGCGCCGGTGACCCTGGATGACTGTCCACGTGATTTTGAGGAGTCGATGGAGCTGATACCCATGGATGACATGGGACCTGAAGACCACGGTACAACGCCGGGAGAATCTTCATCACGACGACAGGACTCGCCCGAATCAACCGACAGCTGGACAGTGCTCCTGGTCACCGGACCCACGCGTAATTTAGAGTGGCACTTCGCGAAGCATTGGCCAAAGTACACGTTCCTCGCGTCGCTTATGGTGTTCATAGCCCTTATATATCCTGCGCTGACGCTCTACAGGTCGCTGTCGCAAGCAGACTCGCACGCTGCGCAGCCGACGCGGCCGTCGGACACTCAGATTTGGCGGCCATGGCGTGAGCGGAAAGGCGACGACGGGCTTCCCCGGATTCTGCTGTGGAACCAAACCGGATTGGACAACTGGTGGTTACTCCACAAAGCCGTATGCACTACTGAAGGCGAACACTCGGTTACGTGCGACGTAATCGAAGACCGCTACCTGCTAATGAGCAGTGATGCTGTTGTCTTCCGTGCCGAGCATTTTGAATCCCTGGGAATTCCTCATGTACGCTCGCCGTTTCAGTTCTGGGTTTTTTGGGCTAAGAGTCACTCACTGCCCCAAGGCGACAGCCCGCATGGAAATGGCTCGCGCTTACTGTCGCGTGTCGCCGACACGTTCAACTGGACAATGGCCTACAGGGACGACGCTGACATCGTAGTTTCTTACGATAAGTGGCGCTGCGACTCAGCCGAGAGCGCAATGCAGCCTAGCGACACCGTGattccgaaaaaaagaaaaggcgtcGCCTGGATAGTTGGTGGATGCGAGCAGCGCCGCTTCTTGGAACAAGTACCATGGAGCCGTGAAAAGCAGGATTCCACTCAGAGTAGCTCGGATGACACGATGAGCATAAGACTGTTTCCAGCCTGCGGGAAGGATAAGTGCTCGTCGCCACGCGAGTGCATCCCACGCATCGCCAAGAACTACCACTTCGTCGTAGTGTCATTGAAGTCCGACTGCTTCCAGAGTCCCTACGAACTCATATACGACGCGTTCAAATACAACCTGATTCCCGTCGTGTTGGCGCCACCCAACGCAACTCTTCAGGTTCCTGAGAAGTCGGTAGTAAGCACGTCGCACCTGCACAAGCCGGGCGAGCTTGCAACGCATCTGCGACAACTCTTGAACGACCGTGCCTCTTACGAGAGCTACTTTGCCTGGAAGCAGAACTGCTCCTTGACTCGTTCCGAGGACGAACTGTGTCCTCTATGCCATGCGCTATGGGaaacacccgcgcactaccaacATCGTCATCCCGATGTTCAAGAATGGTGGACTAAGAGCTTGAAGTGTGTAAACGAGTCCTTGTACGGCCTTGACAAGGGGTTTGTGCCTCAGCTCTGA